One region of Bacillota bacterium genomic DNA includes:
- a CDS encoding DUF362 domain-containing protein: MPADVFMTDLRARRGQGLLEKLDRLFERAGFGELIAPNDLVAIKLHFGERGNLAHIRPQYLRRIVEKVKARGGKPFLTDANTLYVGSRANAVDHLQTAIENGFAYAVVGAPLVIADGLNGKDYVSVEINQPHFQTVKIGSAIYHANALLVVSHFKGHELSGFGGAIKNLGMGSGSRAGKQMMHSDVLPRVNQEKCTGCALCTRWCPTQAITVVDKKAGIDESKCIGCGECTVTCLVGAIKISWKTTPEAMQEKMTEYALGAIKDKAGKVGYISFLTNISPDCDCCGWNDAAVVGDIGILASRDPVAIDQAAVDLVNQQPVLPGSVLAGRENCPDIFKAIHQGIDWSVQLAYGERIGLGTRQYNLIRV, encoded by the coding sequence ATGCCAGCTGATGTTTTTATGACTGACCTGCGGGCGCGGAGGGGACAAGGACTGCTGGAAAAATTGGACCGTTTGTTTGAACGGGCGGGGTTTGGGGAACTGATCGCCCCCAATGATCTGGTAGCGATCAAGCTGCATTTTGGCGAAAGAGGTAACCTGGCCCATATTCGTCCACAGTACTTGCGGCGGATCGTCGAGAAAGTTAAAGCGCGTGGTGGCAAGCCGTTTTTAACTGACGCCAACACCCTGTATGTCGGGAGCCGCGCGAATGCGGTGGATCACCTGCAAACCGCGATTGAAAATGGTTTTGCCTATGCGGTCGTGGGCGCGCCGCTGGTGATTGCCGATGGACTGAATGGGAAAGACTATGTGAGTGTAGAGATCAATCAGCCGCATTTTCAGACGGTGAAAATCGGCAGCGCTATCTACCATGCCAATGCTCTGCTGGTTGTTTCGCACTTTAAAGGGCACGAACTGTCTGGCTTTGGCGGGGCGATCAAGAACCTGGGGATGGGTTCAGGCTCGCGGGCAGGTAAACAGATGATGCACTCCGATGTTTTGCCCCGGGTCAACCAGGAAAAATGTACGGGCTGCGCCCTGTGTACCCGGTGGTGTCCGACCCAAGCTATTACGGTGGTCGATAAAAAGGCAGGGATTGATGAGAGCAAGTGTATCGGCTGTGGTGAGTGCACGGTGACCTGCCTGGTAGGGGCCATCAAAATCAGTTGGAAAACTACGCCCGAAGCGATGCAGGAGAAAATGACTGAATACGCTCTTGGCGCGATTAAAGATAAGGCTGGTAAAGTTGGGTACATCAGTTTTCTGACCAACATCAGCCCCGACTGTGACTGTTGCGGCTGGAATGATGCGGCGGTCGTTGGAGACATCGGGATCCTGGCTTCCCGGGACCCGGTGGCGATCGACCAGGCCGCGGTCGATCTGGTTAACCAGCAGCCCGTCCTGCCGGGCTCAGTGCTGGCCGGTCGGGAAAACTGTCCTGATATATTTAAAGCCATCCACCAGGGGATTGATTGGAGCGTTCAATTAGCTTACGGTGAACGCATAGGTCTTGGCACGAGACAGTATAATTTGATTAGGGTATAG